The genomic stretch GCCTTGATCGTGATGTCCATTATTCGTATCGAGTGCCCCAGCCCTGTTGTAGCGTAGCAGAGCAGCGCAGTAATTGAAACCGTGGCCACATCTCCATCAGATCACCCACCTTCCACTTTGAATAATGATGACCGTATGTACCGCCTCCCACTGTCACCTCCACCCGTTAATGTGAGCCTCGACCACTGCACTCGACAAGCCACCACCATCTCGCGGTTTGACCATCTTCCCCTGCTTCATTGTTCAAAGCTTGACTTTTGTACCGAGTAGAAAGGAACAGagtcataaaaaaagaagaagccggTAGTGCGGATTATAATGGCTTATCAGCTTTGGCGAGTAGTAACGAGGAAGGATTGATGATGGAAACCCATCCACTGTCCTCGTTTATTGCCAAAATATTTGACTCGACTCATGCGACCGTGAAGAAACAGTGCAACGCCAAGGGGAAAACTATGCATGGCCAGGTGAGAACAGAGCAGCTGTACTGAGAATGCTGTAGCAAGCATCATTAGATTCTGCCGCTGCTGCAATCGATCTCACATGTTCGAGAATCTGTCGTCGGGACGCATCGAGGAGACCACGATCGAGAGCTTTCTGCTGGCTCGAACCTCTTCTTCAAGAAAGTAAAATTACAGAGTTCGTAGATACATGCATGCATACATACCACCACGACGCTGCCGATGACGTGCTTACCggcagaagaggagaagagaagtaATCAAGGTGAGGAGATgatagaagagaagagaaagaaagcgaTAAACAACCATTCGATCGGCCAGGTTTCTCCGGCCGCCCCTAACGAGGAAGTATCAGGCTCTAAGCAGGTAGATGCTGAGTTCGGGGCCACCGTTGTTATCAGGGTTCATCATGTAGAAGGCTTCCGAGTCCTTGGATCCCACCACACGCTCGAACCTGGCCCTCATGTACATCATCTCGCCGTAGGCGCCGCCATCTCCCGGGAGCACGCCGGCGCCGGTCGACACCGGTTCCACCGCCCGCAGGACCCTCCAGTCTGCCGGGCCGCACTCGCGGCGCACGGCGTAGCCGCATTTCTTGCCGTTGCAGTAGGCACGCCACAGCGGCTCCTCCAGCAGCTTCTTTCCGCCGCCTGCCCGCCGCTCGCATTCCAGCGCGATCCTCACCAGCCCCGACGCCATCTCCCTGACCAGCGTATTGGTGGGCGTGGCGAGCTCGATCAGCACCGCCGGGCAGGCCCGGGGGTCCACTTGAAACGCGAAGTGGACGTGGCCGCGGCGGTGCCCGAATAGCGTGCCCGTCACACGGGGCCCGAACCCCACCGGTCGACGCCTACCGACAATTGCCGCCGTCAGCACCGCTCGCAACCTCGAAACAGCCACCGCTGCGGCCGAAGAAGAGGTTGAGCCCTTCTTCCTTGCTGGTGGCGCGGCTGCCTCTGCCTTCAGGGGCGCGTCATCATCGCAAGAGAACGGTGACGCCGAGATGGCAGCGGAGAAGACGAGCACGTCCTCCTCCACCCTCCCTCCTCGCTTCTTGTCTTCCCCGCCATTTCCAGCTGTCCACTGGAAGTGTCTCTTGGAGAAAGAGAAGGAGGACTCGTGGGGGCTTCTTGCCATTATGGTCCTCATCTGTGGAAGAGAGAACGAGACGGTGGGAGAGGGCGAATAGGTGAAGCCGGCGGGCCTTTAGTAAGAGGAAGCCTCAATGATCGATGAGCGAAAGACAGTGAGGAGAGATTAAGAGATTCCCTTCCTGTGTCTGCTTTCGGACAATGGGCTCATTTATTCCATGTTTCTAGTCCTTTTTGTCAGCCACTGCTCTCCGTCCTTTAGTATTGGGGGATGACTGTAGCACACTGACGATAGCTGAGGGTGACAAAGCCCACTATAGCCAAACCAAAcagatatcaaaagaaagaaaagaatgctCGCTGGGCGGAGTGAGACGGACACAGACAAGAAAGGTGACGGAAGGAGAGACGAGAACTTCGGCGATCATGCAATGCAAACCTCGGGATGGGGGAGAAGTGTGGGGCATGGAGACGGTAGGGTAGCGAGGAGCTTTGACCGGCTGCCTGTGGTGCATGGGAAAGGGTTTAGGTGCAGACCAGGCTATGGAAGACGAGCACCACGGTTACCTCTCTCTGCTCCTCTTGAGCAGCCATTAATGTCCTCATTCCTCCGTGCTTCTTACTATCATCAAAATGACGTACAGGTATAAGGTAAATTTATTTCAAGGCAAATCTCCCAACAGTACTTCCGACACTGTATGGGTTTCGAAGCGCGAGTGCAGGGAGCAGCTCAGTGAAGCAGGGTCAGATATTGTCCATCCTCTTCCAGGCAGTGACACAAGCATGATGGAGCAAAGAACAAACACCGaacgaagaggaagaagacaactCGGAATCAGATGATCAGTTGCAGCAGGAAAAGTCATGGCCTCATGTTCTCTGGTCCATGTATCTCTGCTTCATCTGCATCTTGTCATAAAGTTGGAGACTGCAATTATTCAAGCCGTCCATGCAATGTGAGAGGAGAGAAACCtgtggagaaggaagaagaagaagaagaaggctgctgaacctgttgagcccatggaccGGCTCGAGAAGCCTGCCAAAGCAGATGCGGTTCGGCTAAAGCGGGCCTTGACCCAACCAGCGCAGGGCCGGGTTCAACGTTTGGATAAACCCGCGCCGGACCGAACCAATCGTCATTATACCTACAGGTGGACGAGGGACGAGAAGAGGGGAGGTGGAAATGGGAGCTGTTGCGAACAGCTATTGTGCTCCTCCATCTCCGTGTCATCCCTGCTATCATCACCGCCTCAGCCTCCGCCACCGCGCCAATCAACCATGGGCAGTTCCCCCCGCCTTCGCCCGCCTCAGACTCGGTCTCGTTCGCCCGACTGCCCGCCTCTTCCCCCTTGTCTGCGCCACCGGCGACGGCGCCGCCGCAGAATCCAAGCCgagctcctcctccgcctcgccTCCGGTTAGCTCCGCCTTGCCTCCTGATTCTTATCCTCTTGTTTCTTGCTGCGTAGTGTGTCTGGTATTTGTAACCCCTAAATAGTCTGGATAAAAACTATTATACGAGGAAGAAATAAGAATGGGGGAAAACGAAAGGAACGAAATTTgagcttggtttgcatttcctggtGATCTATGTGGTTTACCTCATCCTACTTTGACATGCAGATCCAACAAACACTACTCTGATCCAAGTTAACACTATTCCCATATAGCATTTATTTGCAGAAACAATAAATGATTTGAGAAAACTAATTCGACAATTTCGAATTGTGAGTTGCATAAATAAGTGCCTTTTTCAGTGGTTAGAATATGGAGGAAAAAATATGCTTTCAGTCTTAGGATCACATCTACAACGAGCAACTACCTGACCTAAGATTGATGGTATTTTGCTTTTCTAACATACATCAAATTCTCTTACATGTTCTTCAACTATAATATGATGTTCTATCTGAAATGCTTGAACTCTCTGGTGTGTCATCAGGAAGCATGATTACAGTTCTGAGAGACTAGTAATAACAATGTGGATAAATACATGTAATCTGTGCTGTTCATCATGGACAGGAAAGCATATAATAACTTGTAGATATCTTTGCTTGGTTTTGATGTTTGTCTCAAGACTCATCAAGGGTGTGCGAGTTAAATTCGTTGTCTGGATATCGTGCTGAATAATCTCTTCTTAGGTTTAAGTACGTGGAAACACAAATTCATCAAAAGTTGCTGGTTTACTGGGAAGTTTGAGTACATTTTGCAAGGAGTATTTATATGTGATGGCCTGTTTTTCAAAATGCTGGCATAAGAATAGCCAGGGCCAAATTTTCATATGAATTTATAAAGTGCCTTGCCAATACTTTAGCTAAATGTTGCATCTTTGGATCTTCTCTTTTATCATGTGCAATGATGTCACATTTGAGAAAAAGATTAACATCACCATCGTTGctgtttataatcatgatgaggtTGTGGTAAATCCTGTAGTGGTAGCTGTTTTGCTTGTCTGTTGATCATCATTTTATCAAGCAAGTTCATTGTTTTGCTTTACCAATACTTGCGGTAAcctctttttttattaatttttttgaagGATATAACTTTTGATATAAAGCTTCCCAGGAGAAATTTGCTTGTAGAATTCACATGTGACTTGTGTGGAGAAAGAACTAAGCGCCTCATAAACAGAGTGGCTTATGAAAAAGGAACTATATTTTTACAGGTATATTTAATACGTCTACATGCACATTTATCTCATGAAATAGGGACTATCTCATCTGTCATCTTGTTTAAGCAACATCGCATACTCTTGTCAAGATTAGCCACATTTGATATCTTTCCTGCATGGCGCAAGTTCTTGTTCTAGATATTATTCTCGATATCCAGCTCTCCCAGTTGAGAAATCTCAATGTGGGAGATAACTCATTGCCTTGGTAATTGTATGATCCGAATAAGATTAATACATATCTCAGCTAGTAACCAAGAATTCTTTCTTATATATGGTTTCTTATGTTTCTTTAATGAATTACCAAAACAATTTATTGTGAATTTTATTGTTctgcttggattttttttttcctgtgcTTTTGTTTTAACCGACAGCATGATGTCCATGAACAGTGTGCAGGATGTCAAGTTTATCACAAGTTTGTCGACAACCTGGGCCTTGTGGTTGAGTATGATCTGCGGGAGGAAACGGATGCAGATTCTGATGTTACCCAAGCAGAGATGGCTTGATGCTTCAGGTTCTAAAAGTCCAAGAAAATTACAGAGAAAAGGCCACCCTCTTAGTCACTAGAACTCAATCGAACAACTGTTCATTGACTTCCGGCTTGTCTCATTTTCTGGTCTGTTTATTCAAAATACTTGGCATGATCAACAAACAAATTCAAGGTCAGCTTGTTCCTCTGGAAATAGTATGATCAACAAACAAATTTTTGTACATATATATtggttttttttaattaaatttgagATGAACTAAATAGAGAAATAGGCGAAAAATAGGCATCAAGTGAAGTTTGAGTTTGAATAGGACGAAGATCTTGAATACTAAtgagggcaaaattatctttctaTAATTTGATATGTGGAAATGATTTAATTCGTTAAGCCAATTAACTATGTCACatcaataattttaatataaaatattattcaaatcattcatGATTCGaagaatatttatatttcatcttTGAAGCGTCACTGATTTAGACGAAGGGACCGAGTTGGGAGCATCTGATCTCGACATCTTTGCATCGATTTGGGAGCATCCACTTCAGACTCGAACGAGATTGAACCTTTGGGATCCTATTTTGATAGCCTAATCGAGCTCgaatagaggaggaagaagaagaagaagaatgggcTCAGTGAAGGCCGCTgaacctgttgagcccatggagcAGCTAGAGATGCCTGCCAAAGCAGGTGGGGTTCGGCTCAAGCGGGCCTTGACCCAACCAGCTTAGGGCCGGATTCAGTGTCTGGATAGACCGGGCCGGACCGAACCAATCGTCATTATACCTACAGGTGGATGAGGCACGAGAAGAGGAGACGTGGGAATGGGTGCTGTTGCTAACAGCTATTGTGCTCCGCCATCTCCATGTCATCCCTGCTATCATCACCGCCTCAGCCTCCGCCACCGCGCCAATCAACCATGGGCAGTTACCCCCGCCTTCGCCCGCCTCAGACTCGGCCTCGTTCGCCCGATTGCCCGCCTCTTCCCCGTTGTCTGCGCCACTGGCGACGGCGCCGCCGCTGAATCCAACCCgagctcctcctccgcctcgccCCCGGTAAGCTCCGCACCTCCCCCTGATTCTTATTCTCTTGTTTCTTGCTGCATAGCGTATCTGGTGTACTTGTAATCGCCTAAATGATCTGGATAGAAACTATAATATGAGGAAGAAGAACAAAAGGAACTACATCTGAGCTTGGTTTTGCATGCAGATTCAACAAACAAAACTCTGATCCATGGTGCTTTATAGGAGTTAACATTTAACCACATAGCATCCATGTCTAATGCTCCTTGGAGTGGCATTGTTCGTTCAGATTAGCTGTAACTTAGTCTTTCCTTACCAGTCTCTTCTGTAAGTGCCCCTTTAGTCAATCTTTTATtgtgtataaaatataaatatatatacataattctTTAGTGGCATACTGTAGGAGCTTCCAAGAGAAGAAAATCCACAACCAAAATCTATTACATATTTAAATATGCAATCAATGAAGTCATTGGTAAATTGGATGAGAAGTAGGTTAGAGCCGAAATGGGGCCTCTGAGGCCACCAATAGGAGCCCCACTATAGCATCTTCTTACAGCACAGACACCATCAACTTAGACTTCATAATAGGCTTTTATTGCTTGTAACATATGTATTATAATATAACTCGAGTCTACCATAGCAGCCGCCAAAATCTTTTCAGAAAACATGTGAATTTATGGCTATATGTGAAAACGTGTTTATATACGTGCAAAATGTATAGTTGTTTGTTAGTTGATTTTGGTAAACCGTAAGTCTATAGTAGATTGCCCTGGAATTGCACAATTGCAGGATATCGAGAGGTCAAGTAGCAGCAGGAGTTCCAGTGATGGTTACGTGGGTCTCTTTGTTCGGATGCTTGGTCTAGATAATGATCCGCTTGACAGAGAGCAAGCTATATCTACACTTTGGAAATACTCCGAAGGAGGGAAAGAGTGCATAGATGGTATCATGCAGTTTCCTGGCTGTATTAATCTTGTTGTCAGCCTTCTGAAGTCAGAGTCCTCATGTACATGTGAAGCAGCAGCAGGCCTTCTGCGGACTGTGTCTGCAGTCAGCATATACAGAAATGTTGTTGCTGAAAGTGGAGCTATTGAAGAAATTTCCAGTCTTCTTTGCCGACCTTCTTTGACATCTGAGGTATTTGCAGTCATCATCCTTTGATAAGTAGCATGGTAAGGGGAGTTCACTCTCGGTATCCTTGTGCAGGTAAAGGAGCAAAGCCTCTGTACTTTGTGGAACTTATCTACTGATGAGAATCTTAGGGTGAGGATTGCAAAGAACTACCTATTACCCATGCTCGTTAAGTTTCTTGGTGATGAGGAAATTAAGGTGAAGGAGGCAGCAGGTGGAATTCTGGCAAATTTGGCTTTGAGTCCTTGTATCCACAGTTTACTCGTAGAAGCTGGAGTTATTCCAAAGCtggtgactctctctctctctctctctctctctctctctctctttgttaaaCATTTGAATAAATTCCTTGTTAAGGTTCGCTTACACAAATACCTGAGTTGTTTGTAACCATTAGattatttatgaatttttatGAGGTCAAGAAGTTATCATCAAAAGGCAATCACTTCTTATTCTGTAAAATGCATTGGAAAATAAAGAACCTTGGTTAAGgaaataggagataaagatttggaAAATCTTTTATATTGGATTAATATACAACAATGTAGATCAAATATTTTGACATGTTTGATGTTTGATTTATAATTATTAACAAGAGTAACCATCAGAAGCTTGTAGACTGCATTAGCAATCAAggaacttttttcttttttttaaagaatGTACCTTATCATATATTATACTATAGAAGTACCTACATGATAGAAGAAATACAATGAAACCTAGACATTTATGTTCTGTAGCAAAGTTCTTTGTAGAATATACAAGTCAGAATAGTGGAAGTATTTGCATATACCTGTTCAACTTCCGTCTCGACATATCTCAAGTTTATTATCAAAAACCATTCTTGCTAATATATGAAACCCAGAAATATGAAATGGATGGAATTCAGATGGAAAGTGTATGCGTACAATATGGATGCTTGATGGAGGACACTTCAATACAACAGCTTCTATATATCATGCAGTGCAGAAAAAGTGTCACAATGAGTAATATTTTTTTTCAGTCGTGTGGCAAGCACTGAGAGTATAGATCAACTGTTGTTTATATTCTTGAAATTTCTCCAATGGTTCCATTTTTAACCTGGGTTAAAGTTGGCAGTCTAAGGTTGGGTGTAAGAGTCTTGATCTCCAAAACATGATTAAAAAACAAATTTCACAAAAATCTTAAGTTACCAGTGCATTATAGGCAATCAACTTCTGGAAACTATTAAAAGTAAGAGAATTCGGGCATCTTAGCTTATTTTGTGAATTTGTATTCATATTAACTTGATACATATCACAAAAGAAGCTTTTTGAGTTAGTAGAAGCAAGGGAGAAATGAACTTACAGATCTTGGTCATAATGTACTTGTCTGATGAAAAGTGTTTTCTCTTGGTTCTGTATCCTTAGAGTCAAAACAAGTGTAGTTGAAAATGAAGCGGCACAAAATTTTGGTAAGGTTCTTAAGTTCTGCTGGCTGTTTCTCCACCTGCTGAGACTCGAGGCTTAGGTAGTAGGCACATGATTATGAGGTATGAATCATGCTTAGTCTGTTAAGTTCATGAAACTGAAAAAGATATCTTGTTGATACTGGTTAGCATGTAATAATTAACAATT from Musa acuminata AAA Group cultivar baxijiao chromosome BXJ1-3, Cavendish_Baxijiao_AAA, whole genome shotgun sequence encodes the following:
- the LOC135638020 gene encoding protein MIZU-KUSSEI 1-like encodes the protein MRTIMARSPHESSFSFSKRHFQWTAGNGGEDKKRGGRVEEDVLVFSAAISASPFSCDDDAPLKAEAAAPPARKKGSTSSSAAAVAVSRLRAVLTAAIVGRRRPVGFGPRVTGTLFGHRRGHVHFAFQVDPRACPAVLIELATPTNTLVREMASGLVRIALECERRAGGGKKLLEEPLWRAYCNGKKCGYAVRRECGPADWRVLRAVEPVSTGAGVLPGDGGAYGEMMYMRARFERVVGSKDSEAFYMMNPDNNGGPELSIYLLRA
- the LOC135632370 gene encoding uncharacterized protein LOC135632370, producing MGAVANSYCAPPSPCHPCYHHRLSLRHRANQPWAVPPAFARLRLGLVRPTARLFPLVCATGDGAAAESKPSSSSASPPDITFDIKLPRRNLLVEFTCDLCGERTKRLINRVAYEKGTIFLQCAGCQVYHKFVDNLGLVVEYDLREETDADSDVTQAEMA